A single window of Ignavibacteriota bacterium DNA harbors:
- a CDS encoding T9SS type A sorting domain-containing protein, which translates to MPETESKWEKVGFVKGNGNSNSTKVYSFTDKNLVGGSKFLYRLKQIDIDGKFEYSEEVEIEVLPTKYELMQNYPNPFNPNTNIKFSLPEDAKVSINVYNVLGEKVASVLNGELKAGFHEVNFGADSFGYQLSSGVYLYTIESKNFTQVKKMILMK; encoded by the coding sequence ATGCCGGAAACAGAATCAAAATGGGAAAAAGTAGGTTTTGTTAAAGGCAACGGAAACAGCAACTCCACAAAAGTTTATTCATTTACTGATAAAAACTTGGTAGGCGGCAGCAAATTCTTATACAGATTAAAACAAATTGATATTGACGGAAAATTTGAATATTCGGAAGAAGTTGAAATTGAAGTTTTGCCTACTAAATATGAATTAATGCAAAATTATCCAAATCCATTTAACCCAAATACAAATATTAAATTCTCTTTGCCTGAAGACGCGAAAGTAAGCATCAATGTTTACAATGTTTTGGGTGAAAAAGTAGCTTCTGTATTAAATGGAGAATTAAAAGCCGGATTCCATGAAGTAAATTTCGGTGCTGATTCTTTTGGTTATCAATTATCCAGCGGTGTTTACTTATACACAATCGAATCAAAGAATTTCACTCAAGTGAAAAAAATGATTCTTATGAAATAA